Proteins from one Physeter macrocephalus isolate SW-GA chromosome 16, ASM283717v5, whole genome shotgun sequence genomic window:
- the HEPACAM gene encoding hepatic and glial cell adhesion molecule — MKREREALSRAFSALRLTPFLYLLLIQTEPLEGVNITSPVRLIHGTVGKAALLSVQYSSTSSDKPVVKWQLKRDKPVTVVQSIGTEVIGTLRTDYRDRIRLFENGSLLLSDLQLADEGTYEVEISITDDTFTGEKTINLTVDVPISRPQVLVASTTVLELSEDFTLNCSHENGTKPSYTWLKDGKPLLNDSRMLLSPDQKVLTITRVLMEDDDLYSCVVENPISQGRSLPVKITVYRRSSLYIILSTGGIFLLVTLVTVCACWKPSKKKKRKLEKQNSLEYMDQNDDRLKGEADTLPRSGEQERRSPTALYILKDKDSPEPEENPAPEPRSATEPGPPGYSMSPAVPGRSPGLPSRSARRYPRSPARSPATGRTHTSPPRAPSSPVRSRSASRTLRTAGGVHLIREQDEAGPVEISA; from the exons AGCCCCTGGAGGGGGTGAACATCACCAGCCCGGTGCGCCTGATCCATGGCACAGTGGGGAAGGCGGCCCTGCTTTCTGTGCAGTACAGCAGCACCAGCAGTGACAAACCCGTTGTCAAGTGGCAGCTGAAGCGGGACAAGCCAGTGACCGTGGTTCAGTCCATCGGCACAGAGGTCATTGGTACCCTGCGGACCGACTATCGAGACCGCATCCGCCTCTTTGAAAACGGCTCCCTGCTTCTCAGCGACCTGCAGCTGGCCGACGAGGGCACCTATGAGGTTGAGATCTCTATCACCGATGACACCTTCACTGGGGAGAAGACCATCAACCTCACTGTAGATG TGCCCATTTCGAGGCCCCAGGTGTTAGTGGCTTCGACCACGGTGCTGGAGCTCAGCGAGGACTTTACCCTGAACTGCTCGCACGAGAATGGCACCAAGCCCAGCTACACGTGGCTGAAGGACGGCAAGCCCCTCCTCAACGACTCGCGGATGCTCCTGTCCCCCGACCAAAAGGTGCTCACCATCACCCGTGTGCTCATGGAGGACGACGACCTGTACAGCTGTGTGGTGGAGAACCCCATCAGCCAGGGCCGCAGCCTGCCCGTCAAGATCACCGTGTACA GAAGAAGCTCCCTCTACATAATCTTGTCCACAGGAGGCATCTTCCTCCTTGTGACCTTGGTGACAGTCTGTGCCTGCTGGAAACCCTCCAAAAA gaagaagaggaagctgGAGAAGCAAAACTCCCTGGAATATATGGATCAGAATGATGACCGCCTGAAAGGAGAAG CAGACACCCTCCCACGGAGTGGAGAGCAGGAGCGGAGGAGCCCCACGGCACTCTACATCCTGAAGGACAAG GACTCCCCGGAGCCCGAGGAGAACCCCGCCCCGGAGCCTCGGAGCGCGACGGAGCCCGGCCCGCCCGGCTACTCCATGTCGCCGGCCGTGCCGGGCCGCTCGCCGGGGCTGCCCAGCCGCTCTGCCCGCCGCTACCCGCGCTCTCCAGCGCGCTCCCCCGCCACGGGCCGGACGCACACGTCGCCGCCCCGGGCCCCGAGTTCGCCTGTCCGCTCGCGCAGCGCCTCGCGCACACTGCGGACTGCGGGCGGCGTGCACCTGATCCGCGAGCAAGACGAGGCCGGCCCGGTGGAGATCAGCGCCTGA